The Carettochelys insculpta isolate YL-2023 chromosome 18, ASM3395843v1, whole genome shotgun sequence genome window below encodes:
- the PGAM5 gene encoding serine/threonine-protein phosphatase PGAM5, mitochondrial isoform X1, whose amino-acid sequence MSFRRLLALGACGLAGGSVLFSAVGVGKQPARGAGGDAETRPAATTAPAPGLLLLPPAATASCPAAPGWVERSAGGGGYWDSNWDRREPLALINLKKKNEETGEEELASRLDHCKAKATRHIFLIRHSQYNLDGRMDKDRTLTQLGREQAELTGRRLASLGLKFDTIIHSSMTRATETTDIISKHLPGVKTISTDLLREGAPIEPDPPVSHWKPEAVQYYEDGARIEAAFRNYIHRADVKQEEDSYEIFVCHANVIRYIVCRALQFPPEGWLRMSLNNGSITHLVIRPNGRVALRTLGDTGFMPPDKITRT is encoded by the exons ATGTCGTTCCGCCGGCTGCTGGCGCTGGGTGCCTGTGGGCTGGCCGGCGGCTCTGTGCTTTTCTCGGCCGTGGGCGTGGGGAAGCAGCCGGCCCGTGGCGCCGGGGGAGATGCTGAGACGCGGCCGGCGGCAAcaaccgcccccgcccccgggctgctgctcctgccccctgccgccACCGCCTCCTGCCCCGCAGCTCCCGGCTGGGTGGAGCGATCCGCCGGCGGGGGCGGCTACTGGGACAGCAACTGGGACAG gCGTGAACCACTGGCACTTATCaacctgaaaaagaaaaatgaagagacTGGGGAAGAAGAGCTTGCTTCCCGCCTAGATCACTGCAAAGCAAAAGCCACCAGACACATATTCCTTATCCGCCATTCTCAGTACAACTTGGATGGCCGGATGGACAAAGACAGAACTCTGACTCAGCTGG GTCGTGAGCAGGCAGAGCTGACTGGGCGCAGGCTGGCAAGCTTGGGGTTGAAATTTGATACAATTATCCACTCCTCTATGACCAGAGCAACAGAAACAACTGATATAATCAGCAAGCATCTTCCAG GGGTTAAAACAATTAGTACGGACCTGCTAAGAGAGGGAGCTCCTATAGAACCAGACCCTCCAGTATCTCACTGGAAACCAGAAGCTGTG CAGTATTATGAAGATGGAGCTCGTATTGAGGCTGCTTTCCGAAATTATATCCATAGGGCTGATGTGAAGCAGGAAGAGGACAGTTATGAGATTTTTGTTTGCCATGCCAATGTGATCCGCTACATAGTTTGCAG agcATTACAGTTCCCCCCAGAAGGCTGGCTTCGGATGTCCCTTAATAACGGCAGTATAACCCATTTGGTGATCCGTCCTAATGGAAGAGTGGCGCTTAGAACACTTGGAGACACAGGATTCATGCCACCGGATAAAATCACACGCACCTGA
- the PGAM5 gene encoding serine/threonine-protein phosphatase PGAM5, mitochondrial isoform X2 translates to MSFRRLLALGACGLAGGSVLFSAVGVGKQPARGAGGDAETRPAATTAPAPGLLLLPPAATASCPAAPGWVERSAGGGGYWDSNWDRREPLALINLKKKNEETGEEELASRLDHCKAKATRHIFLIRHSQYNLDGRMDKDRTLTQLGREQAELTGRRLASLGLKFDTIIHSSMTRATETTDIISKHLPGVKTISTDLLREGAPIEPDPPVSHWKPEAVYYEDGARIEAAFRNYIHRADVKQEEDSYEIFVCHANVIRYIVCRALQFPPEGWLRMSLNNGSITHLVIRPNGRVALRTLGDTGFMPPDKITRT, encoded by the exons ATGTCGTTCCGCCGGCTGCTGGCGCTGGGTGCCTGTGGGCTGGCCGGCGGCTCTGTGCTTTTCTCGGCCGTGGGCGTGGGGAAGCAGCCGGCCCGTGGCGCCGGGGGAGATGCTGAGACGCGGCCGGCGGCAAcaaccgcccccgcccccgggctgctgctcctgccccctgccgccACCGCCTCCTGCCCCGCAGCTCCCGGCTGGGTGGAGCGATCCGCCGGCGGGGGCGGCTACTGGGACAGCAACTGGGACAG gCGTGAACCACTGGCACTTATCaacctgaaaaagaaaaatgaagagacTGGGGAAGAAGAGCTTGCTTCCCGCCTAGATCACTGCAAAGCAAAAGCCACCAGACACATATTCCTTATCCGCCATTCTCAGTACAACTTGGATGGCCGGATGGACAAAGACAGAACTCTGACTCAGCTGG GTCGTGAGCAGGCAGAGCTGACTGGGCGCAGGCTGGCAAGCTTGGGGTTGAAATTTGATACAATTATCCACTCCTCTATGACCAGAGCAACAGAAACAACTGATATAATCAGCAAGCATCTTCCAG GGGTTAAAACAATTAGTACGGACCTGCTAAGAGAGGGAGCTCCTATAGAACCAGACCCTCCAGTATCTCACTGGAAACCAGAAGCTGTG TATTATGAAGATGGAGCTCGTATTGAGGCTGCTTTCCGAAATTATATCCATAGGGCTGATGTGAAGCAGGAAGAGGACAGTTATGAGATTTTTGTTTGCCATGCCAATGTGATCCGCTACATAGTTTGCAG agcATTACAGTTCCCCCCAGAAGGCTGGCTTCGGATGTCCCTTAATAACGGCAGTATAACCCATTTGGTGATCCGTCCTAATGGAAGAGTGGCGCTTAGAACACTTGGAGACACAGGATTCATGCCACCGGATAAAATCACACGCACCTGA